CCCCGCTGACTGCGTCGACGGCTTCACCGAGGCTTTCTACGCACGGCCCGAACGGCTCCTTGATCCTGAGGTGCGAGGCGGGCAGTCGGCGTGGGGTTTCGTGGCCGAGGAGGCGCAGGCGCGGTTTGTGTCCCGGCTAAGCGCCGATCTGGATTCCGGGGAGTGGGACCGCAAGTACGGCGTGTGGCGCACCCGCCCGCGCTTTGAGGGCTCGATGCGTCTGATCGTATGCCGGGCCCCCGGCGACTGATGTGAGAGGCGACGACGGCAGGTCGGTCCGGGAAAAAGAAGAGGGCCGGGACACCAGTCCCGGCCTCCTGAGCTGCTGTTTCCTTTGTAGCGGGGGCAGGATTTGAACCTGCGACCTCCGGGTTATGAGCCCGGCGAGCTACCTGACTGCTCCACCCCGCGTCGTAGGCGAAAGTATATCGAAGCCGGCTTGGACCTGCCGCCCAAGGCGGATTGTGACAATGACCAGAACCGCATCGCTCGAGGCGGGACCGGCGGCACGAGAGGCTTGTCGTTGGAGATGAAGTCGGAGGTTGTCAAAGGGGCTTCGTTCGAGGGGCTGGACGTCGTCGCCGAGCTCGGGGAGAGAGCGCACCGTTTCATCTCCTGCTCGTTCAGAGGAGCAGTCGTGGACGACGCCGCCTGGACGGGGGTGTCGTTCGAGCAGTGTGACCTCACCAACGCCCGGTTCATCGACTCGGACTTGTGCGGCAGCAGGTGGCTGCGCTGCACCGGCGATCGTCCGGCCTTCGGGAACTGCGACCTGACGGAGGCCCTCTTCGAGGGGTGTGACCTCGCCGGCGCGGGCTTTGCGTCCATATCCGCTGCGGACGCGGCCTGGCGAGACTGCAAGCTGCTGAACGCCACATTCACGGACCTGCAGGGGTTCGGGTGGGACTTCTCGTCCTGCGTGCTGATGTACGCCGATCTCAGGGACCTGGGCTTCCGCAAGCACGTGCTCGACCGGCTGGACCTCACCGAGAGCGACCTGCGTGGCGCGGATTTCCGCGAGGCTTCCTTTCGCGACGTGAAGCTGGTCAGAGCCGACATCCGTGGAGCAGACTTCCTCGGCGCTGACCTGCGCGGCGCCGACCTCGGCCCCCTCGACGACCTCGAGCGGCTGTCCGCGCTGAAAGGGGCGATCATCTCGCCCCACCAGGCGATAGTGGTGGCGGGGGCTCTCGGAATCAACGTCTTGGGCGACGACTAGATGCAGATCCGGATCCTGCAGCCGGGAGACGAGAGGGTGCTCGACAACGTGGCGCCCGAAGTCTTCGATCACGCGATCAATGCCAAAGCTTCGGCCGAGTTCCTGAGGGACCCCCGTCATCACCTCGCGGTGGCGGTGGACGACGGCCTCGTGGTCGGGTTCGTCTCCGCCGTCCACTACGTCCACCCGGACAAGGTGCAGCCGGAGATGTGGATCAACGAGGTGTCCGTCGCGGCCGGATACAGAAGGCGCGGGATTGCACGCCAGCTGCTGCGGGCGGTCCTGGAGGTCGGTTCCGATCTTGGTTGCACCGAGGCATGGGTGCTGACGGAC
The sequence above is a segment of the Actinomycetota bacterium genome. Coding sequences within it:
- a CDS encoding SAM-dependent methyltransferase, whose translation is PADCVDGFTEAFYARPERLLDPEVRGGQSAWGFVAEEAQARFVSRLSADLDSGEWDRKYGVWRTRPRFEGSMRLIVCRAPGD
- a CDS encoding pentapeptide repeat-containing protein; the protein is MKSEVVKGASFEGLDVVAELGERAHRFISCSFRGAVVDDAAWTGVSFEQCDLTNARFIDSDLCGSRWLRCTGDRPAFGNCDLTEALFEGCDLAGAGFASISAADAAWRDCKLLNATFTDLQGFGWDFSSCVLMYADLRDLGFRKHVLDRLDLTESDLRGADFREASFRDVKLVRADIRGADFLGADLRGADLGPLDDLERLSALKGAIISPHQAIVVAGALGINVLGDD
- a CDS encoding GNAT family N-acetyltransferase codes for the protein MQIRILQPGDERVLDNVAPEVFDHAINAKASAEFLRDPRHHLAVAVDDGLVVGFVSAVHYVHPDKVQPEMWINEVSVAAGYRRRGIARQLLRAVLEVGSDLGCTEAWVLTDRSNEAAMNLYSSVGLIDGPSDHVMFTFQPRRPDPGD